Proteins encoded by one window of Actinomycetota bacterium:
- a CDS encoding DUF134 domain-containing protein, which translates to MVKPRKKRNVLYPPKTLYFKPQGSTGKEPEVVLSIDEYEAVRLADYQNLKQEQAASMMNISRPTFTRLIDSARQKIAKAIVGGRAIRIEGGDFIFLKNRIRCDSCGNIWETEQMQNKEKNCPQCDSQQVTDVGNMLSRGPRRRRRGGW; encoded by the coding sequence GTGGTTAAGCCCAGAAAAAAAAGAAATGTGCTTTATCCCCCTAAAACCCTTTACTTTAAACCCCAGGGGTCAACCGGCAAGGAGCCTGAGGTGGTGCTTAGCATCGACGAGTATGAAGCGGTAAGGCTGGCTGATTATCAAAACCTCAAACAGGAACAGGCAGCATCTATGATGAATATATCCCGCCCTACTTTTACCCGCCTTATTGACAGTGCCCGCCAAAAGATTGCTAAAGCCATAGTAGGAGGCAGGGCTATACGCATAGAAGGGGGAGATTTTATTTTCCTAAAAAATAGGATCAGGTGTGACAGCTGTGGTAATATCTGGGAAACTGAGCAAATGCAGAATAAAGAAAAAAACTGTCCCCAATGCGATAGCCAGCAGGTAACCGATGTAGGCAATATGCTAAGCCGGGGCCCCAGAAGGAGAAGAAGGGGCGGCTGGTAG